From a region of the Marinomonas mediterranea MMB-1 genome:
- a CDS encoding undecaprenyl-diphosphate phosphatase encodes MLWYHIVILALIQGLTEFLPISSSAHLILPSQLLGWPDQGLAFDVAVHVGTLVAVVSYFWKDLWKIAQGWLSGIVHRRVDQTSKLGWCIILGTIPAGLCGVLFENFIETHFRTIEVIAYTTIGFGVLLWVSDKFAPTQKGEAQLGYLSGFLIGCAQAIALIPGTSRSGVTMTAARAMGFDRQTAARFSFLLSVPLITAAGGLKLIELIGSNIAVDWNALVWGVLISAISAYLCIYFFLKWLNSMGFLPFLFYRLVLGAILLVIVYSGS; translated from the coding sequence ATGTTGTGGTACCACATCGTAATACTGGCGTTAATTCAGGGGTTAACGGAGTTTTTACCGATATCAAGTTCCGCCCACTTGATTTTACCTTCACAGTTACTAGGTTGGCCTGATCAAGGGCTGGCATTTGATGTGGCGGTTCATGTTGGGACCTTGGTTGCTGTGGTTTCTTATTTTTGGAAAGATCTTTGGAAAATTGCTCAGGGCTGGCTGTCTGGGATTGTACATCGTAGAGTGGATCAAACGAGTAAGCTTGGTTGGTGCATAATCTTAGGAACAATACCTGCGGGTCTTTGTGGTGTGTTGTTTGAGAACTTCATAGAAACGCATTTTAGGACAATCGAAGTGATCGCCTATACCACGATAGGCTTTGGTGTACTGTTATGGGTCTCAGATAAATTTGCACCAACACAAAAAGGCGAAGCTCAGTTAGGTTACCTGTCCGGTTTTCTGATTGGCTGTGCGCAAGCAATCGCGCTAATTCCCGGCACGTCACGTTCAGGGGTCACAATGACCGCTGCGAGAGCAATGGGCTTTGACCGTCAAACGGCTGCGCGTTTTTCTTTTTTATTGTCTGTCCCTCTGATTACAGCAGCGGGCGGATTAAAGCTTATTGAGCTGATTGGAAGCAATATAGCGGTTGATTGGAATGCACTTGTCTGGGGTGTACTCATCTCTGCGATTAGTGCTTATCTATGCATTTATTTCTTTTTGAAATGGCTTAACAGTATGGGCTTTTTACCTTTTTTGTTTTACAGATTGGTATTAGGCGCTATATTACTGGTAATTGTATATAGCGGCTCGTAA
- a CDS encoding class I SAM-dependent methyltransferase has translation MFLPSSLCVGYESNLAQVAAHEISSITQLPLVRLKTSFKFFTEYAYVLMVHETHIELAQTGKGAAKPVVIEFASGANDHRRKFGGGKGQDIAKAVGVSKRKGLSVLDATAGLARDAFVLASLGCRVDMCERVPFVREMLKDGLKRASLSLEVSDITSNMVLLEGQLFDHSSAYDVVYLDPMFPHMEKSAAAKKEMAFFRDLVGQDDDADLLLDHAYQLCRFRTVVKRPKGAPYLNGVEPTYKLEGKAGRFDIYVKSSLDSAPN, from the coding sequence ATGTTTTTGCCTAGTTCGCTTTGTGTCGGTTATGAAAGTAATTTAGCTCAAGTGGCGGCGCACGAAATTTCAAGTATTACTCAGTTACCTCTTGTCCGTTTAAAAACCTCGTTTAAGTTTTTTACAGAATATGCATATGTTCTTATGGTGCACGAAACGCACATTGAATTAGCGCAAACGGGCAAAGGTGCAGCGAAGCCTGTAGTCATTGAGTTTGCGTCGGGAGCGAATGATCATCGACGAAAATTCGGTGGTGGCAAAGGGCAGGATATTGCTAAGGCTGTTGGAGTAAGCAAGCGTAAAGGGCTTAGTGTTCTAGATGCAACCGCTGGACTCGCACGAGACGCATTTGTGCTTGCATCACTGGGTTGCCGAGTGGATATGTGTGAAAGAGTCCCTTTTGTGCGAGAGATGCTTAAAGACGGCCTAAAGCGAGCGTCTCTAAGCCTAGAGGTAAGTGATATTACATCCAATATGGTGCTTTTAGAAGGGCAGTTGTTTGATCACTCTTCTGCTTATGATGTTGTTTATCTTGATCCCATGTTCCCTCATATGGAAAAGAGCGCCGCAGCAAAAAAAGAGATGGCGTTTTTTCGCGACCTAGTGGGTCAAGATGATGATGCTGATCTACTTTTGGATCATGCCTATCAATTATGCCGCTTTCGAACGGTTGTTAAACGACCGAAAGGGGCGCCTTATCTTAATGGTGTGGAGCCTACCTATAAGCTTGAGGGAAAAGCTGGGCGATTTGATATCTACGTTAAGTCGTCTTTAGATTCTGCGCCGAACTAA
- a CDS encoding SlyX family protein, whose amino-acid sequence MNTSELEQHVYELEFKLQYQEDTIESLNNEIASHQKDILLLKEQVQWLAKRVDSQKEQQSNINVANERPPHY is encoded by the coding sequence ATGAATACCTCAGAACTCGAACAACATGTATATGAGCTGGAATTTAAGCTTCAATATCAAGAAGACACGATAGAAAGCCTGAATAACGAGATCGCAAGCCATCAAAAAGACATCTTACTCCTGAAAGAACAGGTCCAATGGTTAGCAAAACGCGTCGACTCTCAAAAAGAACAACAATCAAACATCAACGTAGCCAATGAAAGGCCACCTCATTACTAG
- a CDS encoding cold-shock protein — MSSQQDTKNKTNGSLSFFSLRSLITSIVIALITPVLIASVLGEKIETNYLVYFGFILVAVYLGTMISQGSSSSASSDEFEEDENDDRELGTVKWFNSSKGFGFLTLDDGDDVFVHYRAIRGRGRRFLVEGQKVRFYVTEGEKGKQAENVSIIRN; from the coding sequence ATGAGTTCACAACAGGATACAAAAAACAAAACGAATGGATCTCTCTCTTTTTTCTCATTGAGATCACTTATTACCAGCATCGTTATCGCGCTTATAACGCCAGTATTGATTGCGAGTGTGCTGGGAGAAAAAATTGAAACAAATTACTTGGTGTATTTTGGATTTATTCTAGTAGCCGTTTATTTAGGTACTATGATTAGTCAGGGCAGTTCGTCTAGTGCATCGTCTGATGAGTTTGAAGAAGACGAGAATGACGATCGTGAGTTAGGAACTGTGAAATGGTTTAACTCATCTAAAGGATTTGGTTTCTTAACACTAGATGATGGTGATGATGTATTCGTTCATTATCGTGCGATTCGTGGCCGTGGACGTCGCTTCTTGGTAGAAGGACAAAAGGTTCGCTTTTATGTCACCGAAGGCGAAAAAGGTAAACAAGCTGAAAATGTTTCTATTATTCGAAACTAA
- the tpx gene encoding thiol peroxidase has translation MAVVTLKGNEFETVGELPTVGTQAPQFELVKTDLSTATLTDYAGKKVVLNIFPSVDTPTCATSVRKFNETAASLENTIVVCVSADLPFAAARFCGAEGLDSVETGSTFRSTFGEDYGLVFTTGPLAGLLSRAVVVLDESGNVLFTEQVAETADEPNYEAALEALK, from the coding sequence ATGGCTGTTGTTACTTTAAAGGGTAATGAGTTTGAAACCGTTGGTGAGTTGCCTACCGTTGGCACGCAGGCTCCTCAGTTTGAGCTGGTGAAAACAGACTTATCAACAGCAACTTTGACAGATTATGCTGGCAAAAAAGTTGTTTTAAATATTTTTCCTTCAGTTGATACTCCAACTTGCGCAACGTCTGTACGTAAGTTTAATGAAACAGCTGCTTCATTAGAGAATACTATTGTAGTATGTGTTTCTGCAGATCTACCGTTTGCTGCAGCACGTTTTTGTGGTGCTGAAGGTCTAGACAGTGTTGAAACTGGTTCTACTTTCCGTTCAACATTTGGCGAAGATTACGGCCTTGTATTCACAACAGGACCGCTTGCGGGTTTACTGTCTCGTGCTGTTGTTGTGCTTGATGAATCAGGTAATGTCTTATTTACTGAACAAGTTGCAGAAACGGCTGATGAGCCTAATTATGAAGCTGCGCTAGAAGCACTAAAGTAG
- a CDS encoding DUF3010 family protein, translating into MITCGAEIKGSELILCLLSKQDGLFQIAECRQVRHPLHNPNESESIRKFQRLIAKLFEDYKVTRLVIKERPTKGKFAGGAVGFKIEACLQLLEGVQVELINNAAIKEALQKHPIPIPFKATGLKAFQESAFNVGYAALAEE; encoded by the coding sequence ATGATTACATGTGGCGCTGAAATAAAAGGGAGTGAACTGATCTTGTGTTTGCTTTCGAAACAAGATGGTCTTTTTCAAATCGCAGAGTGTCGTCAAGTTCGTCACCCTCTTCACAACCCAAATGAAAGCGAAAGTATTAGAAAATTCCAACGTCTTATTGCAAAGCTTTTTGAAGATTACAAAGTGACGCGTTTGGTAATCAAAGAGCGACCTACCAAAGGTAAGTTTGCTGGCGGCGCTGTCGGGTTTAAGATTGAGGCGTGTTTGCAGTTACTTGAAGGTGTTCAGGTTGAACTTATAAACAACGCTGCCATAAAAGAGGCGCTTCAAAAACACCCTATCCCGATTCCATTTAAAGCGACGGGGTTGAAGGCATTTCAAGAGAGTGCTTTTAATGTTGGCTATGCGGCGTTGGCAGAAGAGTAA